CGTTGGCGCCGCCGCCGAGGCTCATGTTGGCCACGGCCGGCTTCTGCGCGTTGGCGGTCACCCAGTCGACGCCGCCGATGACGCCGGCGTTGGTGCCGCTGCCGTTGCAGTTGAGCACCTTGACCGCGACCAGCTTGACGCCCTTGGCCACGCCGTACGCGGTGCCGCCGACGGTGCCGGCGACGTGCGTGCCGTGCCCGTTGCAGTCGGTGTTGTTGCTGTCGACGGCGTTGGTGCCCCAGACCGCCCGTCCACCGAAGTCGCTGTGCGTGGTCCGGATGCCGGTGTCGATGATGTACGCCGTCACGTTGCTGGCCGTGGTCGGGTACGTGTACGAGTTGTTCAGCGGCAGCGCCCGCTGGTCGATCCGGTCCAGACCCCAGGACGGGGTCGGGGACTGGGTGGCCGCGATGCTGACCGTGTGGTTCTGCTCGACGTACGCCACAGCGGGGTCGGCCGCGATCCGGGCGGCGGCCCGGGCGTCGACCCTGACCTCGAAGCCGCGCAGCGCGGCGCCGTACGTCCGGGCGACCGCGCCGCCGTGCCGGCCGGTCAGCCGCTTGGCGTTGTCCGTCACCGTGGTCCGGGCGACCGCGCTGTCCTTGAACACCACGATGTAGCTGTCGGCGACGGCGGTGGCCCCACCGGCCTTCAGGATGCTGCCGACCGACTCGGCTGCCGCCATCGCCGGCGTGGCGGTGGCCACCATCGACAGCGCGGCGGCGCCGACCAGAATCGACCTACGTGGGAGACGCATCTCCCTACCTCCCCTCCGACCGGCACGCATCGTCCACCCCTTCGGATGAATCGATGATGGCCGATCGAGCTGAGGCTAGGCTGTCGACCATGACAAACGAAACATACTGATCTGTCAATAACCTGACGGGATGCCCCCTACGGGGATTCCGGCGCGAGGAACCGGGGACAAGCCGGATTCGGCCGACCGCCGAACGGGCAATGCTCTCTGACATGGACGACCATCTCATCGCTCTGGTTCCCGTCGCGGCGGTCTGGGTCGCCGCGGGCGTGGTCGCGGACGGCCTCCCCAGGCTCCACCGGGCCCGGGCGCTCCGTCGACGTGCCGGGTGGTCGATCACCCTGTGCCTGGCCGGCCTGGGCCTGATGGCGTCGGTCACGCTCGCCGCGCTGGGCACCGTCGGCACCACCTCCGCCGACCGGGCCGCCGCCGGCTTCGCCCTGGCCGCCCTGCCGGCCCTGCTCGTCGCGGTCTGCACGGTCCGTCGACTCCGCCGGCTCCGGGCCGGCGCCGCCGCCCTCGCCGCCGCGCCCCGCGCCCCCGTCCCACCCGGGCTGCGCGCCCACGCCGCCCACCCGCTGGTCGGGCTGCCGCTCCAGCTCACCGGTCTGGCGCTGGCGGTGGCCGCGGTCGTGGCCAGCGACCTCGGCGCGGGTCTGGCCGGTGGCCCGGCGCTCACCCTGGGCCTGCTCGCCGTCGCGTCGGTCGGGGTCCGCCACGCGCTGCGGCACGACCGGCTCGCCAGCCGGGCGCCGGCCGAAGGGCCGGTCGGTCAGCGCGCGTGACCGCCCGATCCCTGCACGTACAGCAGCTCGAGGATCGACCGGGTCGCCTCGAACCAGCGGTCCAGCCAGCCCGGCGGCGGCACGCTGCCCCGCGGCGGCAGCTCCAGGAGCAGTCCGCGCAGCAGCGGATGGTCCGCCAGCGTCTCGGCCGTCCCGGCCGTCTCGACCGGCCAGCCGGCCGGCGGGAACGCCGGCTCGGTGAGCGGGTTCGGGTCCAGCGACGGCAACGACAACGGCGGGCCGGCCTGCTCCGGCGGGACCACCGCGGCGCTCTCCCGGCCGCCCAGGTCGACGTCGGTGGAGACCACCTCGGTCAGTACGGTGTCCCGCCGGGCGCCCCGGTACTTGCCGCCGAACCGCTCCGCCTTGCTCGGGCCGTTCGTGAGGTTCTCTGATCCGATCGTCGTCATCCGTCCACCTGCCTCGCTCGGTTGCGGATCCACCCGGCCGACCGTCGACCGGCCGATGACGAGTGGTACAACGAGATGGGACGAAAGTGGCGACGGGTGACCTTCGGGGCATACGACGGGGGCGCGGCCCCCACCCGGCCACGCTGCCGGAACGGGAGCCGCGCCCACGTGTCTCCACGCGTCGGGTCAGCCGAGGCCGATCCCGGAGCGCTTGGTGCCGCCGACGAAGGCGAGCCAGTCACCGGGGGCGAAGACCAGAGCGGGGCCAGTCGGGTCCTTCGAGTCACGGACACCGACCGCTCCGGTAACGAACGCCACCTCCACGCAGTTGTCGCAGTTCGGCCCGCTACGCGAGCTCTTGAACCACGATGCGTGCGTCAGGTCCGTGAGGACCCTCTCGGTCGCCATTTCCACAACGGCTCCTCTGCCAGTTCTGCGATGTGTGCAATGGATTCCTCCGGTCGCATGGCCCGTGCTCGAATCTGGTCGAAGATGTAGTTGAAACGTCGAAGCTCGTCGCTCTTCTCCAGGAAGAGACCACCGGTGGCGTTCTCCGCGTACACCACATCCGGATCACCGCGCTCAGGGAAGTCGAGGATCGTGAACGAGCCGTCCATGGCCGCGTGCGCCCCGACTTCGAAAGGCAGCAACTGGATGGTGACGTTGGGCAGCTCGGCCACCTCGGCCAGCCGCGTCAACTGCGCACGCATCACCTCGTCGCCGCCCACCGGCCGGCTCACCACCGCTTCATCGAGCACCACCCAGAGATCGATCGGATCGTCCTGGGTCAACAACGACTGACGGTTGGATCGGACACGCACCCGTTGGGTGACCTCGTCGGCGGGCATGTCGGGCCGGGCGAGCTGGATCATCGCGCCGGCGTACTCGGCGGTCTGCAACAGACCGGGAACGACCTGCTGCTCGTACGTGCGCACCGAGCGGGCGGCGGCCTCCAGGCCCACGTACGCGCCGTTGAGCACCGAGCTGTAAGGGTGCCACCAGCCGCGTTGACGTGCCTCCCGGGCGATCTGCACCAGCTCCTCGCTCTCCGCCGCGGAGACGCCGTAGATCAGGAGCATGTCCCGGACGTCGCGCGGGGTGACGGAGGTGTGCCCCGTCTCGATGCGGGAGATCTTCGAGGACGAACACTCCAACCGTTCGGCCACCGTGTCGATGGTGATCCCCGCCGCGTCCCGCAGCCGGCGCAGCTCGGCGCCCAACCGCCGACGCCGAATGGTGGGACTCCGCCGTTCGCTCACCGGGTACCTCCGGTCGATCGCGCCCGAACCGGCTCGCCCGCCGGGGGCGCGACCGTCGACCGGCGGGCGATCGTTCGCGGCGGATGGTTGCGGTCATCAGCCGGCCGCGGCGGCAAAAAACCGGCGTCCAGTGTGCCGGTTTACGGCGTACGGCATCAAGGGCGGCGATCGAACACAGGTTACCGGCTGGACACTTCAGGTATCGGCAAAAGTCGACGTGCAACTTGCATGAAGCACCCCGCTCGTGCAGTCTGTCGGCATGTCTCGGGTCACTCACCGTCCGCATTCACTTTCACAGCGCGACCCGCGCCCGGTGAAGGTGACCGGCGGCGGGCGGGCCCGACCGGGACACCCAGCCCTGCCTCCCGGCTAGGGGCCGTACCGCCGAAGCGCCGGACGGCCGCGGCGGCGGGAGCGACGCCACCGGAAGCAGCCGGTGCCGACCAGGTGACGGTCCGCCACCCGTGGACCCCACCCGACCGGCACGTCGTCACATCGGTCCGTACGCGGCACCACCGCGCCGCCCGACCGACACACCACGTTCACGCCCTCCCGCCGGCGTGCCCGCCGGCCGATCCCTCACAGGAGCCGATGTGCTTCCCCGCTCAGGTGACGTACTGCACGTGACTCGTGCGGCAAGTGTGCAGTTCATCCGACCGATCATGTTCCGGGTGATCCGGGTGCTGGACTGGCCGGTCTACGACGGTTGGCTCTGGCTCGACGGTTACGAGCTGAACGCGGCCGGAGACGCGGTCAGCCGACGTTCGATCCTCGTGCAACGCGTCGGACTCGTCCGGGTCCATGCCGGTCCCGAGCCCCGTCCACACACCGTCCGGGGCACCCGCCGGCCGGTGACCCGAACTCCCGTACGGGCTAGCTGAGCTGGGCGTTCTCCAGCTACGGGGTGGGGCACGACGTTAGAGTCGAAGTGCCCACCCCGGCAGCACACCCCGCCCGTCCCGGACCGGAGAACCTGGGATGGCCATGTTCAACCGCACCGCCGAACGTCGACGCCCGCTCACCCGGGCCGGTTACGCCGTAAGTCTGCTCGTCCTGCTCGGCGCCGCCACCGCGTTGGTGGTGGTGGTCCGTACTCCGGCCAACTCCGCGGTCCACCCCGTCGGCCCGGCGTCGTCCTCGACGTCGACGTCGACATCGACGGGCGTACGGTCCGGCGCGGCGGCCCCCGACGTGGTCGCGGCCACGTCGACCGATCCCGGGGAGCACCGCCCGGCACTCGCCGACGTCGACCGTCGGACGTCGGCCCCGGACGCCGCCCTGCACCGGTCGCTGATCTGGTCCGGCCTGACCGGGCTGGCCATCTCGCTGACCGGCTTGGCCATCGTCGGATCCCGACGCCGAATGTGGTGAGCCGCCAGCTCCGGTACGCCGCCGGACGTGCCGGACGGCAGCGGGCCGGGCCGCCGGACGTGCCGGACGGCAGCGGGCCGGGCCGCCGGACGTGCCGGACGGCAGCGGGCGGTGAGCCGTCGCTCGGTCAGCCGGTCGCGGTCGGCGTCACCGCCGGCGGAGTCGCCGGGGTCGGTGTCGCCGTGGGTGGGCTGGTCGCCGCTGCGCCCTCGGCGACCACCAGCGTCACGTCCCGACCCGCCGACACGGACGTGCCCGCCGCCGGATCGGTCCCGATCACGGTTCCGGCCGGCCGGTCCGACCGGCGCAGCTCCACCCGGTAGCCCAGGCCCAGCCGGTCCAGCACCGTCTCGGCCACCGCCTGCGGCAGCCCGACCAGCGGTGGCATCGGGATCCGGGCGGGCGCGTCCGTGGTCGGCGCGCCGGTGGTGGCGGTCGTCGGATCCGGCGACGCGGTCGGTGGGCCGGCGCTGGTAGCCACGGCGGTCGATGGCGGCGGCTCCACCGGTCCGGCATCGAGTTCCGCCCGGGCGATCAGCCACAACCCGAGACCCAGCACCGCCAACAGGACCAGGACGACCGAGGCGACCAGGATCGGCAGCCACCAGCGCCGGTCGCCCTGGTCACCCGGATCCCATTCGCCCCGCGCCGGCTCCGGGTGCCCGGCCGGTCGCGGTGGCGGCACCCCCGCCCGCCCCGACCAGGCCGACGACGTACGCCCCGGCCCCGTCCCGCCCGGGACGACCCGCCCGCCGCCCCCGGGCGCCGACCGACCGCCCCCGGGCACGATCCCACCACCGGCCACGGGCCCACCACCACCCGGCGCCGGGCCACCGCCACTGGCGGCCGGCTCGGCGTCACCCGGCCGTTGGGCCGGTGGCAGCGGTCGGGTGGACTCCCCCGGGTCCTCGTCGGCCACCGGTTCCTGTCGGTCGTCGCTCATGGCACGCGCCCCTTCCGGCGGGCGGGAAGCTGACCCCGTACCGTCCAAACTAACCGTCGGACGGGCCGGCATCCGGGACCGACGCCGCCGACGCGCCCCGGCCGGACCAGCCCGTACGGGAGACGACCGGTCGCCTGATGGTCGGCGGGGCGCTACGCTGCCCGGCATGGCCGTACGGGGCTGGGGAGGATCGATCGCGACCGCGACCGGCGTGGCCGCCGGGGTGGGCGCGGCCCAACTCGGTTTCGGCTACGGGCTCGGCATCGTCACCTGGACGGCGACGGACGTCGGCAGCGGGCCGCTGGACGCCGCCCTGCCCGAGGCGATCTGGACGGCGAGCCTGGCCTGGTCCACCTGGATCGCCGCCACCTCGACCGTCGCCGGCGCCGTGGTGGCCCAACGGCTCAGCCGGCGGCCGACCGGCGCGGCACAGCCCAGCGGGTCCGCCGGGGCTGCCGCACAGCCGCGCAGGCCGGTCGGCGCGCTGCCGGTCGCCCTCGCCTCGGCGCTCGGCGCGCTGGTCGCCGTGCTGCTCGTGACGGTGCCGGCCCGCGCGGCGACGCCACCCGACAGCACCGCCCCCCAACAGGTGGCCGCCGGATACGCCGCGGCCGGCGTCCTGCTCGGTCTCGTCGTCGCGATCTGGGCGCTGCGTTCACCACCGGCGGCCGGTGTCGTCGTCGCCACGGTCGGCTGGACCTGGCTGCTCGCGGTCGTCGCGGTCGTCGACGGGGTGCTCGCCGGACGCGGCCTGACCAGCACGCCGCTGGGCGCCTGGCAGATCAGCGCCGACCGGCCCGGATTCTGGTGGGGCGACCATCTCTACTGGCCGGCCGCCCTGCTGTCACTGCTCCCCGCCCTGGTGATCGGGGCGCTCGCCGCCCGCCGGGCCGCCCGGTCGACGTACCGACGGGTGGGGGCGGCTGCCGCCGGCGCGGCCGGGCCACTCCTCGTCGCCGTCGCCCACCTGCTGGTGACGCCCCGCCTGACGGAGGTCGGGGGCGCGCGGTTCTCCGCCCAGCTCGTCGCCCCGTACGCGGTGCTCGCCGGGCTCGCCGGCTCGGTCCTCGTCGCCGCCTGGGCCCAACGCCGCGACGCCGCCACCGCCGCTGGCCCGACCACCGCGACCGCCAACGACGCCCACCCCGTCGACGCCGCCACCGACGCCCACCCCGCCGACCCGGCCACCGACCCGGCCGACGCCGCCACCGACGCCGTTGCCCCCGCCACCGCCGGCCCGACCGCAGTGGCCGCCGGCCCGACCGGCCCCACCGGCGTCCCGACCGGCCCCACCGGCGATCCGACCGGCCCCACCGGCGACCCGATCGCCACCGCGACCGTCCCGACCAGCGCCACCGACCCGAGCGCCACCACGGAACCGGCCCCGACCGTCGATTCGGCCGGAACCGTCGATTCGACCCCGGCCGGTTCGGCGACGCCACCGACGGAGCCGACCACGGCCGCTCCGGCCCGGGTGCCCCGACCACGTCGTCGTGCCCCGGGCCGGTCCCCGGCGGCCGGGGCTGCCGACACGCCGGACCCGCTGTCCGGTGCCGACCGCTGACAGTCGGTCCCCGGAGACCGGCCGGTCCCGCTCAGTCGATGGGCCAGGTGTGCA
The sequence above is a segment of the Micromonospora sp. WMMD882 genome. Coding sequences within it:
- a CDS encoding DUF397 domain-containing protein, translated to MATERVLTDLTHASWFKSSRSGPNCDNCVEVAFVTGAVGVRDSKDPTGPALVFAPGDWLAFVGGTKRSGIGLG
- a CDS encoding helix-turn-helix transcriptional regulator, which gives rise to MSERRSPTIRRRRLGAELRRLRDAAGITIDTVAERLECSSSKISRIETGHTSVTPRDVRDMLLIYGVSAAESEELVQIAREARQRGWWHPYSSVLNGAYVGLEAAARSVRTYEQQVVPGLLQTAEYAGAMIQLARPDMPADEVTQRVRVRSNRQSLLTQDDPIDLWVVLDEAVVSRPVGGDEVMRAQLTRLAEVAELPNVTIQLLPFEVGAHAAMDGSFTILDFPERGDPDVVYAENATGGLFLEKSDELRRFNYIFDQIRARAMRPEESIAHIAELAEEPLWKWRPRGSSRT
- a CDS encoding PASTA domain-containing protein, whose amino-acid sequence is MSDDRQEPVADEDPGESTRPLPPAQRPGDAEPAASGGGPAPGGGGPVAGGGIVPGGGRSAPGGGGRVVPGGTGPGRTSSAWSGRAGVPPPRPAGHPEPARGEWDPGDQGDRRWWLPILVASVVLVLLAVLGLGLWLIARAELDAGPVEPPPSTAVATSAGPPTASPDPTTATTGAPTTDAPARIPMPPLVGLPQAVAETVLDRLGLGYRVELRRSDRPAGTVIGTDPAAGTSVSAGRDVTLVVAEGAAATSPPTATPTPATPPAVTPTATG